A genomic region of Arachis stenosperma cultivar V10309 chromosome 9, arast.V10309.gnm1.PFL2, whole genome shotgun sequence contains the following coding sequences:
- the LOC130950642 gene encoding chorismate synthase, chloroplastic-like has translation MASSSTSLSSKPFLGGSISPNSNVRSLSSAYLQVSLRSRTPKNLQIRAAGSTYGNHFRVTTYGESHGGGVGCVIDGCPPRIPLSESDMQVDLDRRRPGQSRITTPRKETDTCKIFSGVSEGLTTGTPIHVFVPNTDQRGHDYSEMSLAYRPSHADATYDMKYGVRSVQGGGRSSARETIGRVASGAVAKKILKDFAGTEILAYVSQVHKVVLPEDLIDNETVTLDQIESNIVRCPDPEYAEKMIAAIDAVRVRGDSVGGVVTCIVRNCPRGLGSPVFDKLEAELAKAAMSLPATKGFQFGSGFAGTFLTGSEHNDEFYIDEHGRTRTRTNRSGGIQGGISNGEIINMRIAFKPTSTIGKKQNTVTRDKKETELIARGRHDPCVVPRAVPMVEAMVALVLVDQLMAQYAQCNLFPVNSDLQEPLLPVLEPEEVPF, from the exons atggcttcttcttctacctctcTCTCTTCGAAGCCATTCCTCGGCGGTTCCATCTCTCCCAATTCCAACGTCCGATCCCTCTCCTCCGCCTACCTTCAAGTCTCCCTCCGTTCTCGCACTCCCAAAAACCTCC AGATACGGGCGGCCGGGAGTACCTATGGAAATCACTTCCGTGTGACAACATATGGAGAGTCTCATGGAGGAGGTGTTGGTTGTGTCATTGATGGGTGTCCTCCTCGCATCCCTCTCTCCGAGTCTGACATGCAAGTTGATCTTGACAGAAG GAGGCCAGGCCAAAGCCGAATTACAACTCCTAGAAAGGAGACTGATACGTGTAAAATATTTTCAGGAGTCTCCGAAG GACTTACTACTGGAACTCCAATCCATGTATTTGTACCTAATACTGATCAAAGAGGACAT GACTATAGTGAGATGTCATTAGCTTATAGGCCTTCCCATGCGGATGCAACCTACGACATGAAGTATGGTGTCAGATCAGTTCAG GGTGGTGGTAGATCTTCTGCAAGAGAAACCATTGGAAGGGTTGCTTCTGGTGCTGTTGCTAAAAAAATCCTTAAGGATTTTGCAGGAACTGAG ATTCTTGCATATGTGTCTCAAGTTCACAAGGTTGTTCTGCCAGAGGATTTAATTGATAATGAGACTGTGACACTTGATCAG ATTGAGAGCAACATTGTTCGATGTCCTGACCCTGAATATGCAGAGAAGATGATAGCTGCTATTGATGCTGTCCGAGTTAGAGGTGATTCTGTTGGTGGTGTTGTGACATGCATAGTGAGGAACTGTCCACGT GGGCTTGGTTCACCAGTATTTGACAAACTTGAAGCTGAACTGGCTAAAGCTGCTATGTCATTGCCTGCAACCAAGGGCTTTCAATTTGGTAGTGGGTTTGCAG GTACCTTTTTGACTGGGAGTGAACACAATGATGAGTTCTATATAGATGAACATGGAAGGACAAGGACAAGAACAAATCGTTCTGGTGGGATACAG GGTGGAATTTCTAATGGAGAAATCATAAACATGAGAATAGCTTTTAAGCCGACATCAACTATTGGT AAGAAGCAAAATACAGTGACCCGAGATAAAAAAGAAACAGAGCTGATCGCTCGTGGTCGTCATGATCCTTGTGTTGTCCCAAGAG CTGTACCCATGGTAGAGGCCATGGTAGCTTTGGTGCTTGTGGACCAGTTGATGGCGCAGTATGCGCAGTGTAATCTGTTTCCTGTAAACTCAGATTTGCAAGAGCCTTTGTTGCCCGTATTAGAGCCAGAAGAAGTACCCTTTTGA